One Candidatus Eremiobacteraceae bacterium genomic window carries:
- a CDS encoding FtsX-like permease family protein, with the protein MRGFAALFSGLVFRYAALHAGRAALTIASVAIGVGLTVAVRIADASATESFTGSANTVAGGTALQIVPDAGRIPDDVLASVRVVPGVASVSPIVMGSIAVSEPSACKSAARSKCSTQAGFDLVGIDLVAAAGLAESGSAPPIDRNGSAKISAGIFRRGRVVLGSALASRLGLTLGARFEAVAGSRPVPLVVGGIAEDSMLPAGWREVIFADISTAQETFGRHGLDRIDVVPAPGKNPTALAADLRAKVPPGLRVTTPDERSAALRKLTASFSFNLLALAAISLLVGAFLVYNAVAMSVVQRRAEIGVARALGASRSLIFFVFACEGLAVGLAGSIVGLCIGRLLAGTALHVVGRTVDALYVGTSDTIISTPPAIYFEALAFGVLLALTAAISPAREASRVSPSTAVRVGSWESGTPPNAGPRLVIALFAFAVAAAFVRLPAVGGEPLFGYGAALLVVFGGSLLGAPLVESSSRIAGSISASWTNAALRLAAANLQGRVRRNGIAVASLAIGVAMTVSVTTMIASFRTSVVQWIGQTARGDLYVRPAGAVNADDAPMPSVLASRVAHVAGVTAVSTVRARLADIGGRLAYVGAIDADQAARFESWSMLGPSNTAQTLHSLVGARRVIVSEPFASKFDVRSGDVILLPGAHGPIAFTVANVFRDYSSEIGYAFMDAGEYRELIGEPGIDGMAVFAAKGTDPAVLRASVERSLAGQRVVVESSAELRASALAQFDRTFAVTYALDGIVLTVALLGIVATLSAQVIERRQEIGVLRCIGLLRRDVITMVIGEAAWLGVLGSLLGIAAGYAVAWILVFVVNKQAFGWTIDFGLSPLSDFRLALAVVATSAAAGFLPAVHAASVPPGEAIRAE; encoded by the coding sequence ATGCGCGGATTCGCCGCACTGTTCTCGGGACTCGTGTTTCGCTACGCCGCGTTGCACGCTGGCCGCGCGGCGCTGACTATTGCGAGCGTCGCGATCGGCGTCGGGTTGACCGTTGCCGTCCGGATAGCCGACGCGAGCGCGACCGAATCGTTCACCGGGTCGGCGAACACTGTCGCCGGCGGAACCGCTTTGCAGATCGTGCCGGACGCCGGCCGCATTCCCGACGACGTCCTCGCGAGCGTCCGCGTCGTCCCAGGCGTGGCGTCGGTGTCGCCGATCGTGATGGGCTCGATCGCGGTATCGGAACCTTCTGCTTGCAAATCGGCGGCTCGGTCGAAGTGTTCGACGCAAGCCGGCTTCGACTTGGTCGGCATCGATCTCGTGGCCGCCGCGGGGCTGGCAGAGTCAGGATCGGCGCCGCCGATAGATCGAAACGGGAGCGCGAAAATCTCGGCAGGCATCTTCCGGCGCGGCCGCGTCGTCTTGGGTTCTGCCTTGGCGTCGCGCTTGGGTCTAACGCTTGGCGCGCGGTTCGAAGCCGTGGCCGGCAGCCGGCCGGTGCCGCTCGTCGTGGGCGGGATCGCGGAGGATTCGATGCTGCCCGCCGGCTGGCGCGAGGTGATCTTCGCCGACATCAGCACGGCGCAAGAAACCTTTGGCCGGCACGGGCTAGACCGCATCGATGTCGTGCCGGCGCCCGGCAAGAATCCGACAGCATTGGCCGCCGATCTGCGCGCGAAAGTTCCGCCTGGACTGCGGGTGACGACACCCGACGAACGGTCTGCCGCTTTGCGCAAATTGACCGCGTCTTTTTCGTTCAACCTGCTCGCGCTCGCGGCGATCTCTCTCTTGGTCGGCGCCTTCTTGGTCTACAACGCCGTGGCGATGTCGGTCGTGCAACGGCGAGCCGAGATCGGCGTCGCGCGCGCGCTCGGCGCGTCGCGTTCGCTGATCTTCTTCGTGTTCGCTTGTGAGGGCTTGGCCGTCGGCCTCGCGGGCAGCATCGTCGGCTTATGCATTGGCAGGTTGTTGGCCGGTACAGCGCTGCACGTCGTGGGCCGTACCGTGGACGCACTGTACGTCGGCACGTCCGACACGATCATCAGTACGCCGCCCGCGATCTACTTCGAAGCGTTGGCATTCGGCGTCTTGCTCGCGCTGACCGCGGCGATCTCGCCCGCGCGTGAGGCGTCGCGCGTATCGCCGTCGACGGCCGTCCGCGTCGGCTCGTGGGAATCGGGCACGCCGCCGAACGCCGGTCCTCGATTGGTGATCGCACTATTCGCGTTTGCCGTCGCGGCGGCGTTTGTCCGTCTGCCTGCGGTGGGCGGCGAGCCCCTGTTCGGCTACGGCGCGGCCCTGCTTGTGGTTTTCGGTGGTTCGCTGCTCGGCGCACCGCTCGTCGAGTCATCCTCTCGGATCGCAGGTTCGATATCGGCGTCGTGGACGAACGCCGCTCTTCGGCTTGCGGCCGCAAATCTGCAGGGGCGCGTCCGGCGCAACGGCATCGCGGTGGCGTCGCTTGCCATCGGCGTGGCCATGACGGTCAGCGTCACGACGATGATCGCGTCGTTTCGAACGAGCGTGGTCCAATGGATCGGCCAAACCGCGCGCGGTGATCTCTACGTTCGTCCTGCAGGCGCCGTGAACGCCGACGACGCGCCGATGCCGAGCGTACTCGCGTCGCGCGTGGCGCACGTTGCGGGAGTCACGGCAGTGTCAACCGTTCGCGCGCGCTTGGCTGACATCGGCGGCCGCCTTGCGTACGTCGGCGCCATCGACGCCGACCAAGCCGCGCGCTTTGAGTCGTGGTCGATGTTGGGTCCCTCGAATACGGCCCAGACTCTTCACAGCTTGGTCGGCGCGCGGCGCGTGATCGTCTCCGAACCGTTCGCGTCGAAATTCGACGTCAGGTCCGGCGACGTGATTTTGCTTCCTGGCGCGCACGGCCCCATCGCCTTCACGGTGGCGAACGTCTTTCGCGACTATTCGAGCGAGATCGGCTACGCGTTCATGGATGCCGGGGAATACCGCGAACTGATCGGAGAGCCAGGCATCGACGGGATGGCGGTGTTCGCCGCAAAGGGCACCGACCCGGCGGTGCTGCGCGCGTCGGTCGAGCGGTCGCTTGCCGGCCAGCGCGTGGTCGTCGAATCCAGCGCCGAGCTTCGCGCGAGCGCGCTCGCGCAATTCGACCGGACCTTCGCAGTCACGTACGCGCTCGACGGCATCGTCTTGACCGTCGCTCTCTTGGGGATTGTGGCCACGCTGTCGGCGCAAGTGATCGAACGGCGTCAAGAGATCGGCGTCTTGCGCTGCATCGGCCTTTTGCGGCGCGACGTGATCACGATGGTGATCGGCGAGGCCGCGTGGCTCGGGGTCCTCGGATCGCTGCTCGGCATCGCGGCGGGCTATGCGGTCGCGTGGATTCTGGTCTTCGTCGTCAACAAGCAGGCCTTCGGGTGGACCATCGATTTCGGTCTGTCGCCGTTGAGCGATTTCCGGCTCGCGTTGGCGGTCGTCGCGACCTCCGCTGCCGCCGGATTCTTGCCGGCGGTACACGCGGCGAGCGTGCCGCCGGGCGAGGCGATTCGCGCAGAATGA
- a CDS encoding lipocalin-like domain-containing protein translates to MNIVLAAAAAAAVTWQPALPGYTFHFPADFGAHESSRDEWWYYTGNLRDARGHRYGFELTFFRVGIQPHLAGGSPWDIDDLYFAHFAAADAASGAYYHVDRTGRAALHAAGATTGDERVWLGKWSARRTAAGKHVLQARADDFALDLTLSPRKPVVLNGRDGVSRKGSCRGCASHYYSFTDLTARGMLSLPSGNVAVTGGAWNDHEWGSAALEPGVVGWDWFSVQLDDGRELMLYLLRRADGSAIPQSSGTLVDGQGRAVYLPLAKFSVAPLGAWTSPHSRARYPAGWLVRLPAYRAELTISPLLADQEFDASHSTGGHYWEGACSVTGSFGGKHVAGQGYTELTGYAPK, encoded by the coding sequence ATGAATATCGTGCTTGCCGCCGCCGCCGCCGCCGCCGTCACGTGGCAGCCGGCGTTGCCCGGGTATACGTTTCACTTTCCGGCCGACTTCGGAGCGCATGAGTCGTCGCGCGACGAATGGTGGTACTACACCGGCAATCTTCGAGACGCGCGCGGGCATCGGTACGGCTTCGAGCTGACATTTTTCCGGGTGGGCATCCAACCGCACTTGGCGGGCGGTTCACCATGGGATATCGACGATCTGTACTTCGCGCATTTCGCGGCGGCCGACGCGGCGAGCGGCGCCTACTATCACGTTGACCGGACTGGGCGCGCGGCACTGCACGCGGCCGGCGCGACAACAGGCGACGAACGCGTCTGGCTGGGCAAGTGGTCGGCTCGGCGAACGGCGGCCGGCAAGCACGTGCTCCAAGCTCGGGCCGACGATTTCGCGCTTGACCTCACGCTCTCGCCACGCAAGCCGGTCGTGCTCAACGGACGCGATGGGGTGAGCCGGAAGGGCTCATGCCGCGGCTGTGCGTCGCACTACTACTCGTTCACCGATCTCACGGCGCGCGGCATGCTTTCGTTGCCTTCGGGGAACGTCGCCGTGACCGGCGGCGCGTGGAACGATCACGAATGGGGATCCGCCGCTCTCGAGCCCGGTGTGGTCGGCTGGGATTGGTTCTCGGTACAGCTCGACGACGGCCGCGAGCTGATGTTATATCTGCTTCGGCGCGCCGACGGCAGCGCGATTCCCCAGAGCAGCGGCACGTTGGTGGATGGCCAGGGTCGTGCGGTCTATCTCCCGCTCGCGAAGTTTTCCGTGGCGCCGCTTGGCGCATGGACGAGCCCGCACAGCCGGGCGCGCTACCCCGCAGGCTGGCTCGTGCGACTCCCTGCGTACCGCGCCGAACTCACCATCTCGCCGCTGCTCGCAGATCAAGAATTCGACGCCAGCCATTCGACCGGCGGTCACTATTGGGAGGGCGCCTGCTCGGTGACCGGCAGCTTTGGGGGAAAACACGTCGCCGGACAAGGTTATACGGAGCTCACGGGCTATGCTCCTAAATAG
- the rfbC gene encoding dTDP-4-dehydrorhamnose 3,5-epimerase, translated as MLTVRPTNFPEAKIIVPDVYEDDRGFFKETYSKKKYAAIGVTDEWLQDGVSLSAKNVVRGMHHQPGMAKLVNALAGSIYDVIVDIREGSPTYKKWQGFNLSADNHLQLYVPDGFAHGFLALSDGVVLHYKMSAHHDPATERILSWRDPSVGIDWPLTGEPRMSRKDADA; from the coding sequence ATGCTCACGGTTAGACCGACCAATTTCCCTGAAGCCAAGATCATCGTGCCGGACGTGTACGAAGACGATCGCGGGTTTTTCAAAGAGACGTATTCCAAGAAGAAATACGCCGCCATCGGCGTGACCGATGAATGGCTTCAAGACGGCGTTTCGTTGTCAGCCAAAAACGTCGTGCGGGGCATGCACCATCAACCCGGTATGGCGAAGTTGGTCAACGCGTTGGCCGGCAGCATCTACGACGTGATCGTCGACATCCGAGAAGGATCGCCCACATACAAGAAATGGCAAGGCTTCAATCTTTCCGCCGACAACCACTTGCAGCTGTACGTGCCCGATGGTTTCGCGCACGGATTCCTGGCACTGAGCGACGGCGTGGTTCTTCACTACAAGATGAGCGCTCATCACGACCCTGCCACCGAGCGCATACTGAGCTGGCGCGATCCATCGGTCGGCATCGACTGGCCGCTCACCGGAGAGCCGAGGATGTCTCGCAAAGACGCGGACGCCTAG
- a CDS encoding dihydrofolate reductase family protein yields the protein MKKIIFQMSISLDGYFEGPDHNLDWHIVDDDFNTYAVETLRSSDVLIMGRTTYELMAGYWPTVTDDDPVAKELNGRPKLVFSRSLKTVDWNNSRLASGSIADEVAHLKKIPGDGLLWVGGSELAAAFLDQGFMDEVRFIMTPVLLGAGNPVFGDIKKRHELNLLWTKRFASGNVVLAYAPTPR from the coding sequence ATGAAGAAAATTATCTTTCAGATGTCGATCTCGCTCGACGGATACTTCGAGGGACCTGACCACAATCTCGATTGGCACATCGTGGACGACGATTTCAACACCTACGCTGTGGAGACGCTCCGATCCTCAGATGTGTTGATCATGGGCCGCACCACGTACGAACTTATGGCTGGATACTGGCCCACGGTGACGGACGACGATCCCGTTGCGAAAGAGCTGAACGGAAGGCCCAAGCTCGTCTTTTCGAGGTCGTTGAAGACCGTTGACTGGAATAATTCTCGGCTTGCTTCCGGCTCGATCGCCGACGAAGTCGCACATTTGAAGAAGATTCCCGGCGATGGCCTGCTCTGGGTGGGCGGAAGCGAACTTGCGGCAGCGTTTCTCGACCAGGGCTTCATGGATGAGGTGCGATTCATCATGACACCGGTGCTGCTCGGCGCAGGGAATCCCGTCTTTGGTGACATCAAAAAGCGCCACGAGCTCAATCTTTTGTGGACGAAGAGGTTCGCGTCCGGGAACGTGGTCTTGGCATACGCGCCCACGCCGCGCTGA
- a CDS encoding ABC transporter ATP-binding protein: MELVVDVRAVAKTYRTKATEVRAVRNATFSLHAGEFVALTGQSGCGKSTLLNLLACVDSPSSGSIIIEGRDVSGLGDDDLTRVRRERIGYVFQFFNLIPTMTVRENVELPLLLAGAARAKANAAVDDALERTSIVDQAAKLPAYLSGGQQQRAAIARAVVHAPALVLADEPTGNLDSTTGVEILALLRACATRGAAVLMATHSVEAAARADRRLLMRDGAFEA, from the coding sequence GTGGAGCTCGTCGTTGACGTGCGCGCTGTTGCGAAGACGTACCGAACTAAGGCGACGGAAGTTCGCGCTGTGCGCAACGCGACGTTCTCGCTGCACGCCGGCGAATTTGTGGCGCTCACGGGGCAAAGCGGATGTGGTAAGAGCACGTTGCTCAATCTGCTCGCCTGTGTCGACTCGCCGTCTTCCGGCTCTATCATCATCGAAGGTCGCGATGTGAGTGGGCTGGGAGACGACGATCTGACGCGCGTCCGCCGCGAGCGCATCGGCTACGTCTTTCAATTCTTCAATTTGATTCCGACGATGACCGTGCGCGAAAACGTCGAGCTGCCGCTGCTGCTTGCCGGCGCAGCGAGGGCAAAGGCGAACGCCGCCGTCGATGACGCGCTCGAACGAACGTCCATCGTGGATCAAGCGGCGAAGCTGCCGGCCTATCTGTCCGGCGGACAACAGCAGCGCGCTGCGATCGCGCGCGCCGTCGTCCACGCCCCAGCGCTCGTCCTGGCAGACGAGCCGACGGGCAACCTCGACTCGACGACCGGCGTCGAAATTCTCGCGCTGCTGCGCGCGTGCGCGACGCGCGGCGCAGCCGTGCTGATGGCGACGCATAGCGTCGAGGCGGCCGCAAGAGCGGATCGCCGATTGCTCATGCGCGACGGCGCGTTCGAGGCTTGA
- a CDS encoding amino acid permease, with the protein MATVPKTTTGLFITRSIEALNVEEHEARGPVLKRALGPWMLIALGLGNMVGAGIFATVGTGIHNYAGPAILVSFAICAVASACAGLCYAEFSSMVPVAGSAYTYTYATLGEFLAWLIGWNLVLEYGMSAAPVATTFSANIQIALNSMGLHMPHWASGLYDPAHGTYFDVIAFLCVVGFSVLLTLGVKESAGTNSIIVIVKMGVLAFFVIVALPHFVGANFTPFVPHGWYTPGPSAAFPVVGIIPGAFYAFFAFIGFDSVTVAAEEAKNPQRDVPVGVLGSLILGTIFYTAVAIALIGLQPASAINANTPLPSALTAAGMGQFAWVAILGAVLGTSSVVLTAIYGQSRIFMVMARDGLLPKGVATIHPKFRTPARMTMVMGIIVGIMAGLFSLDTLLSFVNTGTLSAFLLVCLGVLVLRYTQPGRPRGFKTPWVPFIPIVGALLSLALMVWGTDLFIWIRFGAWMVAGLLIYFLYGYSHSEARKSALAAQKATPPG; encoded by the coding sequence ATGGCCACCGTCCCCAAGACGACGACCGGGCTCTTCATCACACGTTCCATCGAAGCGCTGAACGTCGAGGAACACGAGGCAAGAGGGCCGGTCCTCAAGCGCGCCTTGGGTCCGTGGATGCTGATCGCCCTGGGCCTCGGCAACATGGTCGGCGCCGGCATCTTCGCGACCGTCGGCACCGGCATCCACAACTACGCCGGACCCGCGATTCTTGTTTCCTTTGCGATCTGCGCCGTCGCATCGGCCTGCGCCGGCCTGTGCTACGCCGAGTTTTCTTCGATGGTGCCGGTCGCCGGAAGTGCTTACACCTACACCTATGCGACGCTCGGCGAATTCCTGGCTTGGCTTATCGGATGGAACCTCGTCCTGGAGTACGGCATGTCTGCCGCGCCGGTCGCGACCACTTTTTCCGCCAATATCCAGATCGCGCTCAATTCGATGGGGCTTCACATGCCGCATTGGGCGAGCGGTCTGTACGACCCAGCCCACGGCACCTATTTCGACGTGATCGCGTTTCTGTGCGTCGTGGGTTTCTCGGTGCTGTTGACGCTCGGCGTCAAAGAGTCGGCCGGAACCAACTCGATCATCGTCATCGTGAAAATGGGCGTGCTCGCCTTTTTTGTCATCGTCGCCCTGCCGCATTTCGTTGGAGCCAACTTCACGCCGTTCGTGCCGCACGGCTGGTACACGCCGGGACCATCGGCTGCGTTTCCGGTGGTCGGCATCATCCCCGGCGCCTTTTACGCCTTCTTTGCGTTCATCGGGTTCGATTCGGTGACCGTCGCCGCGGAAGAAGCGAAGAATCCGCAGCGCGATGTTCCGGTCGGCGTGCTCGGGTCGCTGATCCTGGGGACAATTTTCTACACGGCAGTGGCCATTGCGTTGATCGGGCTGCAGCCGGCCTCTGCCATCAATGCTAACACCCCGTTGCCGTCGGCGCTTACCGCGGCGGGCATGGGGCAGTTCGCGTGGGTCGCCATCCTTGGCGCAGTGCTCGGCACCTCGTCCGTCGTTTTGACCGCGATCTACGGGCAGAGCCGCATCTTCATGGTGATGGCGCGTGATGGACTTCTCCCCAAAGGAGTTGCGACGATCCATCCCAAGTTCCGCACCCCCGCGCGGATGACCATGGTCATGGGAATCATCGTCGGCATCATGGCCGGGCTGTTCTCGCTCGATACCCTGCTCAGCTTCGTCAATACGGGCACGCTCAGCGCGTTTCTTCTCGTGTGTCTCGGCGTACTCGTGCTGCGCTACACGCAGCCCGGGCGGCCGCGCGGATTCAAAACGCCGTGGGTGCCGTTCATCCCAATAGTCGGAGCGCTGCTGTCCCTGGCCCTCATGGTTTGGGGAACCGATCTCTTCATCTGGATCCGCTTCGGGGCGTGGATGGTCGCCGGATTGCTCATCTACTTCTTGTACGGGTATAGCCACAGCGAGGCCCGGAAGTCGGCCCTTGCGGCGCAGAAAGCCACTCCGCCGGGGTAG
- a CDS encoding methyltransferase domain-containing protein: MSTDDVPEYPLGNTPAEDERLAWQAERFDPVTEQFFRVAGLDNGQRVLELGSGAGHVAMLVSRIVGPTGDVVGIERDGGSIARARARVAEAGLRNVSFTQSDVNEIPRTDPFDAAVGRFILMFLQDPVPVVRSLCRLVRPGGVVAFQEVSWAAFLKRCSQLPLCFASVSLIHETFLRTGANTEMGPALPSVFQKAGLPAPAMTSTMLLGNAKDLAKWLVDLLQIMRPQFEYAGLSQSKLGDLDTLPDRLLHELASSPGVIGGPDLVGGWSRIPAGLSTS, translated from the coding sequence ATGTCCACAGATGACGTGCCCGAATACCCGCTCGGCAACACACCGGCCGAAGACGAGCGACTCGCATGGCAGGCCGAACGCTTCGATCCGGTCACCGAACAGTTTTTCCGCGTGGCCGGCCTGGACAACGGCCAGCGCGTTTTAGAACTTGGCTCCGGCGCCGGGCACGTCGCCATGCTTGTCTCCCGAATCGTCGGACCCACCGGCGACGTGGTCGGCATCGAACGCGATGGCGGGTCGATCGCACGCGCAAGAGCGCGCGTTGCCGAGGCAGGCTTGCGCAATGTGAGCTTCACACAATCGGATGTGAATGAGATTCCGCGCACCGATCCGTTCGACGCTGCGGTGGGCCGCTTTATCCTGATGTTTCTCCAAGATCCAGTTCCGGTGGTGCGATCGCTTTGTCGTTTGGTGCGACCGGGCGGGGTCGTCGCCTTCCAAGAAGTCTCCTGGGCCGCGTTTCTTAAGCGGTGCTCGCAGTTACCGTTGTGTTTCGCGAGCGTGTCTCTGATCCACGAAACGTTTCTACGAACGGGCGCAAACACGGAAATGGGGCCTGCGCTTCCGTCTGTCTTCCAAAAGGCCGGGTTGCCCGCGCCCGCAATGACCTCGACCATGCTCCTTGGCAATGCGAAAGACTTGGCGAAATGGCTAGTCGATCTTCTCCAAATAATGCGACCGCAATTCGAGTACGCCGGACTATCGCAATCGAAACTCGGCGACCTCGATACACTTCCAGACAGACTGCTGCATGAGCTCGCGTCGTCGCCTGGCGTTATCGGCGGACCGGACCTCGTTGGCGGATGGTCCAGGATTCCGGCGGGGCTCTCTACGAGCTAG